AGATGCTCGATCCTAGGCCCGACACGTCGCGGGGTAAGTGGTGACCTCGCGGCAACTTCTGTTGGATGCGCTCGGCGTCGACCTGCCTGAGGAGCTGCTCTCGCTGGCGCTGACGCACCGCAGCTACGCCTACGAACACGGCGGGTTGCCGACCAACGAGCGCCTGGAATTCCTGGGCGACGCCGTCCTGGGCCTGACCATCACCGACGAGCTTTATCATCGTCATCCCGACCGTTCCGAGGGCGACCTGGCCAAACTGCGGGCCAGCGTGGTCAACACCCAGGCGTTGGCCGACGTCGCGCGCAACCTCTCCGACGAGGGGCTCGGCGTTTACCTGTTGCTGGGGCGGGGCGAGGAGAACACCGGCGGGGCCGACAAGTCCAGCATCCTGGCCGACGGCATGGAATCGCTGCTGGGCGCCATCTATCTGCAGCATGGAATCGACACGGCGCGCGAGGTGATCCTGCGGCTGTTCGGCGCGCTGCTGGACGCCGCGCCCACGCTGGGAGCCGGGCTGGACTGGAAGACCAGCCTGCAGGAGCTGACGGCCGCGCGCGGCATGGGCGCGCCGTCCTACGTGCTCACCTCCACCGGACCGGACCACGACAAGGAATTCACCGCGGTGGTCGTCGTGATGGACACCGAATACGGGTCGGGCGTGGGCCGCTCCAAGAAAGAGGCCGAGCAGAAGGCCGCGTCAGCGGCGTGGAAGACGCTGGAAGCCCTGGAAGTGCTGGACACCGCGGGAAAAACGTCCGTCTAGATGCCCGAACTGCCCGAAGTCGAGGTGGTGCGCCGCGGCTTGCAGGCCCATGTGGTGGGCAAGACGATCACGGCGGTCCGGGTGCATCATCCGCGCGCGGTGCGCCGGCACGAGGCCGGGCCCGCCGACCTGACCGCCCGGCTGCTCGGCGCGCGGATCACCGCGACCGATCGGCGCGGCAAGTACCTGTGGCTGCTGCTCGACGGCGATACCGCGCTCGTCGTTCACCTCGGCATGAGCGGGCAGATGCTGCTGGGTGCCGTCCCGCGCGCCGACCACGTCCGCATTTCCGCCCTGCTCGACGACGGCACCGTGCTGAGCTTCGCCGACCAGCGCACCTTCGGCGGGTGGCTGCTCGCCGATCTGGTGACCGTGGACGGCAGCGTGGTGCCTCTGCCCGTCGCCCACTTGGCGCGCGACCCGCTGGACCCCCGGTTCGACGCCGGCGCGGTGGTAAAGGTGTTGCGGCGCAAGCACTCCGAGCTGAAGCGCCAGCTGCTGGACCAGACCGTCGTCTCCGGCATCGGCAACATCTACGCCGATGAGGCGCTGTGGCGGGCCAAGGTGCACGGCGCGCGGATCGCCGCCACGCTGAGCCGCCGCCGGCTGACCGCCGTCCTGGACGCCGCCGCCGACGTGATGCGCGACGCGCTGGCCAAGGGCGGGACCTCGTTCGACTCGCTGTATGTCAACGTCAACGGCGAGTCGGGCTACTTCGACCGATCGCTGGACGCCTACGGCCGCGACGGCGAAGGCTGCCGGCGCTGCGGCGCGGTGATGCGCCGGGAAAAGTTCATGAACCGCTCGTCGTTCTACTGCCCGCGCTGCCAGCGGCGGCCCTAGCTTTTTTTGCGCCGAGCGTGCGTGTTTGCACACGACACGCCGGCGCAGCGTGTCATTCTGCGCA
The nucleotide sequence above comes from Mycobacterium malmoense. Encoded proteins:
- the rnc gene encoding ribonuclease III, giving the protein MVTSRQLLLDALGVDLPEELLSLALTHRSYAYEHGGLPTNERLEFLGDAVLGLTITDELYHRHPDRSEGDLAKLRASVVNTQALADVARNLSDEGLGVYLLLGRGEENTGGADKSSILADGMESLLGAIYLQHGIDTAREVILRLFGALLDAAPTLGAGLDWKTSLQELTAARGMGAPSYVLTSTGPDHDKEFTAVVVVMDTEYGSGVGRSKKEAEQKAASAAWKTLEALEVLDTAGKTSV
- the mutM gene encoding DNA-formamidopyrimidine glycosylase, producing MPELPEVEVVRRGLQAHVVGKTITAVRVHHPRAVRRHEAGPADLTARLLGARITATDRRGKYLWLLLDGDTALVVHLGMSGQMLLGAVPRADHVRISALLDDGTVLSFADQRTFGGWLLADLVTVDGSVVPLPVAHLARDPLDPRFDAGAVVKVLRRKHSELKRQLLDQTVVSGIGNIYADEALWRAKVHGARIAATLSRRRLTAVLDAAADVMRDALAKGGTSFDSLYVNVNGESGYFDRSLDAYGRDGEGCRRCGAVMRREKFMNRSSFYCPRCQRRP